The window TGTGCATAGGCTTCCATTTGGGAAGCGTCCAAATTATAGTGATAGTTGAACTTTTCGCCTTCCGTTTTCTGTAAATCGCCTTGGGTATCGTTCAAGGTATCGGAAAAGGTATCCAAATCTTCATGGAATGACGCGCCCAACAAATCTTGGATTTCAGCAAAGTTTTCGGAGGAAGTACTCCTATAATTTCCTCCCAAACCAAGCTGTATCAAATCACCAAGGTGAGCGTTGAAACTTGTAGATACCGTTAAAGTCTTATCTTCTGTTACATCATCATAGAGCAGGTAGGCTGCTTTGTCAGCATTATTGGTATTAGCGGTGTAGAGTTGCTCCCAATTGAGTTGCGGGTCTTCCAAAAATGCCTCTTTGGCCAAGTTGGCATTCACGAAATCCGCTCCTATGGAACTGTTGATGTAGTAGCTCGGCAAATATCTGTAATAGGTCGGGTCGGGATTTGGGGCGTTGTAATATCCCAGCCTACTGCGTGAATTCGTACCTGTTTGATAGGCAAATCCAAAATTCCAATCCACTTTTTTGGTATCAAGCGTATAGTTGAGCAAAAAAATCGGTTCAAATATCTCCCGCTCCCTTGAATTTCTGATAATCCCGTCTTGATTGCCCCAGTAGGGATTATACCGGGCACCCATCAAATCAAAGACTTCTTCGGTCATGGCAGAGGAACGCCCCCTTCGATTGCGCGCCAAAATTGAGGTAAATGCAATGCTGTTCTTGGGATTGAACTGATATTCCAAAGCTCCAAAAAAGGAATACGCATCGTACAAGGTGCCTTCCACATAACCTTCATTGGCCCATCTGCGCGAGGCCGATACCGAATACGAAAGTCCGCTTGGCCGTTCCCCCGAATTATACGTGGCCATAAGCCTGCCATTGTAGGTTCGGTTGGAAAGGGATGAAGACAAACGTAAGCCTGGGCGAAGACCAGATGGCCGGGTATTAATGTTGGTATTCCCCAAAATTCCACCAAACAAATAGGGGTTGATGGAAAGGCCGTTGGTAAATTCCTGATTGCGGACCACATCGTTAAGTCCGCCCCAATTGTTCCACTGCGGCCTGCCATCAAAGAATTTGTTCATTGGAATTCCATTGATGAGCACCATTCCATTTCGTGAATCGTATCCTCGGACCTTAAAAAAGGCCTGTCCAAAATCAAAAGCGGCACGATTTAAAAAAATATCACGGGTAGACTGCAACAATCCCATGGTACTGGAAACGGATTCAAAGTCATCGGAAAGGTCTCCTTCGGTAAGTGTAATCAGGTTATCCGTTTGTTCACGGGCAATGTCTCTTTCCAAATAAATAATGCCCAAATCGATGGGGTTTCCATCCAAATAAATGGAATATCGCTTGGTGATGAAATCCAAGGCCGAAATTTGGAGCATCTGTTCTCCTGTTTCCGATAAGTTTAGTTCAAACTCACCCTTTGCATTTACTGTAAATTGTTGGGAACTGCTTTCCAAAATGATGTTTGCATTGGAAATGGGAACATCCAACCCCTTGTCCATTAATTGGCCTGTAACCCGTGTACGTTGTTGCCCGTACAGCACTTTGCAACAACAGAGTACAGCCCAGAGTACGGCTAGTCTCATAGCTTATTGTAGGTTAATGAATAAAAAAGGGGTTGTAATTGCTGTACAAATTGCAAGAAAGCGTACAATCTTACTTATTTTAGCTACAAAATCAAAATAGAATGCGATTATTAATATACCTACTTGTATTAATATCGACCTCACTTTACGGACAAAAGTCCAAGACATACATCATTAGGACCGTTGCTTTTTACAACTGTGAAAACTTGTTTGACACGGTAAACGACTCCCTTACCTTTGATGACGACCGAACGCCTGAGGGCCGTTATCACTGGACCCGGGAACGGTATCTCCAAAAATTGGACAATCTCTCCCATGTAATTTCCCAAATTGGGGCTGACACCTCCAAAACTTCCCCGGACATTGTGGGGCTTTGTGAAGTGGAAAATCTGGATGTGCTTGAAGATTTGGTCCAGCATCCGAATTTGCGGGACAAGGATTATGGCATCATCCATTTTGATTCCCCCGATGAGCGGGGCATTGATGTGGCCTTACTTTACAAAAAGGCTTCCTTCATTCCTTCATCCTTTAAAAGCCATAGGCTTTTATTGTTTGATGATCTAGGGGAACGCAAATATACGAGAGACCAGTTGGTGGTAGGTGGCACCATGGATGGCGAAAAGTTCCATTTTGTGGTGAACCATTGGCCCTCCCGAAGAGGTGGGGCAGCCAGGAGCGAACCTTTTCGTGTACGGGCGGCATTGCTGAACAAGCGGATTATCGATTCCATACAAACGTTGGACCCAGATGCTAAAGTTATCGCCATGGGCGACTTAAACGACGACCCCATTGACAACAGTTTGAGAACCATTTTGAAAACCAAAGGAAAGATAAAGCAGTTGGGCAGTTTGGACCTGTACAATCCCATGGAGGCACTTTATAAAAAGGGCATTGGTTCCCTCGCCTATCAAGACAAATGGAATTTGTTCGAT is drawn from Flagellimonas sp. MMG031 and contains these coding sequences:
- a CDS encoding TonB-dependent receptor, with protein sequence MRLAVLWAVLCCCKVLYGQQRTRVTGQLMDKGLDVPISNANIILESSSQQFTVNAKGEFELNLSETGEQMLQISALDFITKRYSIYLDGNPIDLGIIYLERDIAREQTDNLITLTEGDLSDDFESVSSTMGLLQSTRDIFLNRAAFDFGQAFFKVRGYDSRNGMVLINGIPMNKFFDGRPQWNNWGGLNDVVRNQEFTNGLSINPYLFGGILGNTNINTRPSGLRPGLRLSSSLSNRTYNGRLMATYNSGERPSGLSYSVSASRRWANEGYVEGTLYDAYSFFGALEYQFNPKNSIAFTSILARNRRGRSSAMTEEVFDLMGARYNPYWGNQDGIIRNSREREIFEPIFLLNYTLDTKKVDWNFGFAYQTGTNSRSRLGYYNAPNPDPTYYRYLPSYYINSSIGADFVNANLAKEAFLEDPQLNWEQLYTANTNNADKAAYLLYDDVTEDKTLTVSTSFNAHLGDLIQLGLGGNYRSTSSENFAEIQDLLGASFHEDLDTFSDTLNDTQGDLQKTEGEKFNYHYNLDASQMEAYAQLQLTSKTWDGFVSAAYSNQQVQRNGFFTNERYLENSFGPGNQISFSNLSYKAGLTYFLNGRHWITATAAQMERPPIVQNIFINPRENNETVPDLQQEAISSVDLGYFVRLPNLTGRISAFYTRFQHTTDINFFFVDSGLGSDFVQEVITGLDRLHKGIEFGFEYEASSSVKLTAAGNFGEYTYASDPSIQINFDTAGAEEDLIAPEGTIDLGVADLKDLRLAQGPQTAIALGVSYRSPKYWWVSATTNYLTNNYINLSAITRTPSFLIDPETGEAFPDATEENVGHLLRQKKLEDIYLLNLVGGKSWLVGGKYISLFASVNNLFDTIFRTGGYEQSRNGNFGQLRQDNQSGSPSFAPKYWYSYGRTYFLNLAISF
- a CDS encoding endonuclease/exonuclease/phosphatase family protein, encoding MRLLIYLLVLISTSLYGQKSKTYIIRTVAFYNCENLFDTVNDSLTFDDDRTPEGRYHWTRERYLQKLDNLSHVISQIGADTSKTSPDIVGLCEVENLDVLEDLVQHPNLRDKDYGIIHFDSPDERGIDVALLYKKASFIPSSFKSHRLLLFDDLGERKYTRDQLVVGGTMDGEKFHFVVNHWPSRRGGAARSEPFRVRAALLNKRIIDSIQTLDPDAKVIAMGDLNDDPIDNSLRTILKTKGKIKQLGSLDLYNPMEALYKKGIGSLAYQDKWNLFDQLFFTSNLVAQDRTNLSFWKAGIFAPAFVRTDQGRFKGYPLRTYSGGSYTAGYSDHFPVYLFLLKEAE